A section of the Eriocheir sinensis breed Jianghai 21 chromosome 40, ASM2467909v1, whole genome shotgun sequence genome encodes:
- the LOC127009198 gene encoding actin-related protein 6-like has translation MIPTTEEEEEEECEEAAAGMANVFILDNGAYTIKAGFSNQNEPRIMPNAIMKAKSERRRPFIADQIEDCRDASGLFYILPFQKGYLVNWDIQKTVWDYVFGKDVFNVNHTNTTMIVTEPYINFTSTQEALCEIFFEEYEVDALLRINAGDLSVHKYHRDRPRELCCLLVESGFSFTHIVPYIQGKKQKDAILRVDVGGKVLTNHLKELISYRQLNVMDETYVINQVKEDACFASLDFNADMRTARGWREENTILRDYVLPDFTTIKRGYVRSLEESTGKSTAGEQLIRLNNERFSIPELLFHPNDVGIQEMGITEAIVHSINKCPEETRPHLYRNILLTGGNCNFPMFKDRVFKDVRSMAPDEYEVNVTLAKNPSTYCWRGGAAISRSAHFPEMLVTKKEWEEDGFNICQERFCV, from the exons ATGATTCCcacaacagaagaagaagaggaagaggaatgcgaGGAGGCCGCGGCGGGCATGGCAAACGTCTTTATCCTCGACAATGGCGCCTACACGATCAAGGCGGGCTTTTCCAACCAGAATGAACCGAG aatTATGCCAAATGCCATCATGAAAGCTAAAAGTGAACGCAGAAGACCATTTATTGCAGACCAAATTGAAGATTGTAGAGATGCTTCAGGACTTTTCTATATATTACCTTTTCAGAAG GGTTACTTGGTTAATTGGGACATACAGAAGACTGTGTGGGACTACGTTTTTGGCAAAGATGTTTTCAATGTCaatcacaccaacaccaccatgatTGTTACTGAGCCGTACATCAACTTCACCAGCACTCAAGAGGCGCTTTGTGAAATATTTTTTGAAGAATACGAGGTTGATGCCTTACTTCGAATAAATG CTGGAGACCTGTCAGTACACAAGTACCACCGGGACCGCCCAAGGGAACTGTGTTGCTTACTGGTGGAGTCTGGCTTTAGCTTCACCCACATTGTGCCATACATCCAAGGGAAGAAGCAAAAGGATGCCATTCTTAGAGTAGATGTTGGAGGCAAAGTGCTCACCAATCACTTAAAGGAGCTTATATCTTACAG GCAACTCAATGTCATGGATGAGACATATGTGATCAATCAAGTAAAGGAAGATGCATGTTTTGCTTCACTTGACTTCAATGCTGACATGAGAACAGCTCGTGGTTGGCGAGAGGAAAACACCATCCTCAGAGATTATGTGCTGCCGGACTTCACCACCATAAAGAGGGGCTATGTCAGATCATTGGAGGAGTCCACAGGAAAGTCTACTGCTGGTGAACAG CTTATCCGCCTCAACAATGAACGATTCAGCATACCTGAACTCCTCTTTCACCCAAATGATGTTGGTATTCAGGAGATGGGCATCACTGAAGCTATTGTTCATTCTATCAACAAATGTCCAGAAGAGACCAGGCCTCATTTGTATCG aAACATCCTGCTCACTGGAGGGAATTGCAATTTTCCTATGTTTAAGGACAGAGTGTTCAAAGATGTCCGATCCATGGCGCCTGATGAATATGAAGTTAATGTTACCCTCGCCAAAAA TCCCTCTACATACTGCTGGAGGGGAGGTGCTGCCATTAGCCGGTCGGCACATTTCCCGGAGATGTTGGTCACCaagaaggagtgggaggaagatggTTTTAATATATGCCAAGAAAGATTTTGTGTTTAG